One Sediminicola sp. YIK13 DNA segment encodes these proteins:
- a CDS encoding ATP-binding protein, with protein sequence MKSKDLTYHLTDLEAKLSNLSFEKLTTEEASQLKKSFNSLKSSLEDKFVGTITSNSSQTYGGEEAEMDLGHKKEVSTQSTKNHLNNTGEHLVAKVSHEIRTPLNGIIGFTDLLQESKLSEEQKQHVSAIQSASYNLMDIINELLEYSKLSAGLEHFESVNFNFYSLVRDVMYLCNTLIMDKEVKLEVDMDTKIPEMLVGDPSKLSQVLLNLVGNAIKFVNKGDIYLKIQALKQNNKDILLDFKIIDTGIGISEEHLEHIFDAFRQADHDTFKKYGGSGLGLNIVKQIIENLNGNISVTSALGVGTTFNFELPFIIGVKMPKEKDDQHKANINNRKDLVKGMQILVFEDNLLNQKLIEKRLKSWGCLVHITDNAQYGLNILENNKIDLVFMDLRMPVMDGFEVTRRIRSSKNAYVSQIPIIALTADFSIKDKEQCQNNGINDYILKPYSPDELLLKLTSNRADMKIIDKNDSKLATQPRLRMEEEAPKINLKLILEDCMGEVDLLEELVTLYKQNALEFIGNVKHHLAVEDYESIQFAAHKMKSGLAMMQTYSLHAIVVQIHKTCITDKDQKHLEFLYNCFLEEYPVVINEIEIEMKNLK encoded by the coding sequence TTGAAATCTAAAGACCTAACGTATCACTTAACTGACTTAGAAGCAAAACTGAGCAACCTTTCTTTTGAAAAATTGACGACTGAGGAGGCCTCCCAGTTAAAAAAATCTTTCAATTCGTTAAAAAGTAGTCTTGAGGATAAATTTGTTGGAACTATTACTTCCAATTCCTCACAAACGTATGGAGGAGAGGAGGCAGAAATGGATCTAGGCCACAAAAAAGAGGTTTCTACCCAGTCGACTAAAAATCACCTTAACAATACAGGGGAGCATTTGGTTGCGAAAGTTAGCCATGAAATAAGAACACCTCTCAACGGAATCATTGGTTTTACTGATTTATTGCAGGAAAGCAAGCTTTCTGAGGAGCAAAAGCAACATGTATCTGCTATTCAATCAGCCTCATATAATCTCATGGATATCATCAATGAACTTTTGGAATATTCCAAACTTTCAGCGGGACTAGAACATTTTGAATCTGTGAATTTTAATTTTTACAGTTTGGTTAGGGACGTCATGTATCTCTGCAATACCCTTATCATGGATAAAGAGGTGAAATTGGAAGTGGATATGGATACAAAAATTCCAGAAATGTTGGTTGGAGACCCGTCCAAACTTTCCCAAGTACTACTAAATCTCGTTGGAAATGCCATAAAGTTTGTCAATAAAGGAGATATATATCTAAAGATACAAGCCTTAAAGCAAAACAATAAAGACATTCTTCTGGATTTTAAAATTATCGATACTGGCATTGGTATTTCCGAAGAACATCTCGAACATATTTTCGATGCTTTTAGACAAGCGGATCATGATACATTTAAGAAGTACGGTGGTTCTGGATTAGGGCTTAATATTGTTAAACAAATAATAGAGAACTTAAATGGTAATATAAGCGTTACTAGTGCTTTAGGAGTTGGAACAACTTTTAATTTTGAGCTTCCCTTCATCATTGGTGTCAAAATGCCAAAAGAAAAGGACGATCAGCACAAAGCAAACATTAATAATAGAAAAGACCTTGTAAAAGGCATGCAGATTCTTGTATTTGAGGACAACCTTCTCAATCAGAAACTCATCGAAAAAAGATTAAAAAGTTGGGGGTGTTTGGTACATATTACGGACAATGCCCAGTATGGTCTAAATATTCTTGAAAACAATAAGATAGATTTGGTTTTTATGGATCTTAGAATGCCGGTTATGGATGGGTTTGAAGTGACTCGTAGAATCAGGAGTAGTAAGAACGCCTATGTGAGTCAAATCCCGATTATTGCCCTTACGGCCGATTTTTCTATAAAGGACAAGGAACAATGCCAGAATAATGGGATCAATGACTACATCCTGAAGCCATACAGTCCAGATGAGCTATTGTTGAAATTAACCTCGAACAGGGCAGATATGAAGATAATTGACAAGAATGACTCCAAGTTGGCGACCCAACCGAGATTAAGAATGGAGGAGGAAGCGCCTAAAATAAATCTCAAACTCATTTTAGAGGATTGTATGGGCGAAGTGGATCTTTTGGAGGAATTGGTAACCCTTTACAAGCAAAATGCCCTAGAATTTATCGGTAATGTAAAACATCACCTAGCGGTGGAAGATTATGAAAGCATTCAATTTGCGGCACATAAAATGAAATCGGGTCTAGCTATGATGCAGACCTACAGTTTACATGCCATCGTTGTTCAAATACACAAAACGTGTATAACAGATAAGGACCAAAAACACCTCGAATTTTTGTATAACTGTTTTCTGGAAGAGTATCCAGTAGTTATAAATGAAATTGAAATAGAGATGAAAAATTTAAAATAA